In Engraulis encrasicolus isolate BLACKSEA-1 chromosome 15, IST_EnEncr_1.0, whole genome shotgun sequence, the following proteins share a genomic window:
- the LOC134464463 gene encoding DNA ligase 1-like, with protein sequence MRLKDYLCCCLPAPGDNSNYDEKGSPGSTKEDNIYKKKSDKGLWKRMTNPSKKKIRKDAKKLRHEMADRKRKGVHVMDIILEAEDEPRKVTHPLVLRKETPEENVEDEIIGNVVFYKPLVHTTQNSQDVAGPVVHVGMPEGEAAQAKAELPLSIGVLEMVYANLSLGIDMGLLCHLLQLSKDLRKGDSCGGDQPFQNSETPVLVPNAGELSHLTMHEEKAEEVLVEEKEEEDMEEEKKEEEKEEEVLEEEREEEEEKKEEEEEKEEEVLEEEKEEEVLEEKEEEEEKKKDGAPLVEEEEMRLQQLTWLHRGGLAVFNSVAEASAATQ encoded by the exons atGAGACTTAAGGATTATCTCTGCTGCTGCCTACCTGCTCCTGGGGACAACTCCAATTATGACGAAAAAGGCTCACCAGGGAGCACTAAGGAAGATAACATCTACAAGAAGAAATCTGATAAAGGACTCTGGAAGAGGATGACAAACCCAAGcaagaaaaaaatcagaaaagaTGCCAAGAAGCTGAGACATGAAATGGCTGATAGAAAGAGGAAGGGGGTCCATGTCATGGACATCATCTTGGAGGCCGAAGATGAACCCAGGAAGGTCACACATCCACTTGTGTTGAGGAAGGAGACACCTGAGGAGAATGTGGAGGACGAAATAATTGGGAACGTAGTCTTCTACAAGCCCTTGGTCCACACTACCCAGAACAGCCAGGATGTTGCTGGCCCAGTAGTGCATGTGGGCATGCCTGAGGGAGAGGCAGCTCAGGCCAAAGCTGAGCTTCCACTTAGTATTGGCGTACTGGAGATGGTGTACGCCAACTTGTCCT TGGGCATTGACATGGGTCTGCTGTGTCACCTGTTGCAACTTTCGAAGGACTTGCGCAAAGGAGACAGCT GCGGAGGTGATCAGCCTTTCCAGAACAGTGAGACCCCTGTGCTGGTCCCTAACGCTGGAGAGTTGAGTCATCTGACCATGCATGAGGAGAAGGCGGAGGAAGTTCTggttgaggagaaggaggaggaagatatggaggaagagaagaaggaggaggaaaaggaggaggaagttctggaggaggaaagggaggaggaggaggagaagaaggaggaggaggaggagaaggaggaggaagttctggaggaggagaaggaggaggaagttcttgaggaaaaggaggaggaggaggagaaaaagaaggatgGTGCCcccctggtggaggaggaggagatgaggctaCAGCAGCTGACCTGGCTCCATCGAGGAGGACTAGCTGTATTCAACTCAGTAGCAGAGGCCTCTGCAGCAACACAATGA